The segment CGCCAAAGGCTGCACCGGTGGCAATACCGGCGAACCCGTGTTCGGTGATCGGGGTGTCGATCACCCGCTTGGCACCAAATTCGTCCAGCATCCCTTGGGAAATCTTGTAGGCACCTTGATATTCGGCCACCTCTTCACCCATCAGGAACACATCTTCGTCGCGGCGCATCTCTTCGGCCATACCGTCACGCAAGGCTTCGCGCACCGTTTGCTGTTTCAACGTGGTGCCTTCGGGCCAATCGGGCGACGTGTCTACCTTTGGCTCGGGGTGGCTCATCGCGGCCGCAGGGGCATCTTCGGATGATTGCGCCTTGTCGGCAGGGACGGGGGCGCTGGCCTTCTCCGGTTTGGCCGTGTCGATGTCATCCGCGCTTTCACCGTCTTCCAGCAGAACGGCGATTGCAGTGTTCACTTTCACGCCCTCGGTGCCTTCCTCGATCAGGATCTTGCCGATCACCCCTTCGTCGACGGCCTCGAATTCCATCGTCGCCTTGTCGGTTTCGATCTCGGCCATGATGTCACCGGAGGACACGGTGTCGCCTTCCTTGACCAGCCATTTGGCCAATGTGCCTTCTTCCATTGTCGGGCTCAGGGCGGGCATCAGAATTTCAACAGCCATTATACAGCCTCCTGCGGAACTTCGGTTGCATAAATATCGGTCCAGAGCTCGTCGAGATGCGGCTCGGGGCTTTCCTTGGCGAAATCGGCGCTTTCGTTGACGATCTTTTTGATGTCCTTGTCGATGGCTTTCAGATCGTCCTCGGTGGCATGTTTGCCGGTCAACAGCAGGCTGCGTACCGCTTCGATTGGATCCCGCTCGTCGCGCATTTTCTGGACTTCTTCGCGGGTGCGGTATTTTGCCGGATCAGACATGGAATGGCCGCGATAGCGATAGGTTTTGATTTCCAGAATATAGGGGCCTTTGCCGGAACGGCAGTGCGCCACCGCAGTTTCACCGGCGGCTTTCACAGCCAGCACATCCATGCCGTCCACCGCTTCGCCCGGAATGCCAAAAGCCTTGCCGCGTTCCCAGATCTCTGCGCTTGATGTCGAACGCTGTTGGGAGGTGCCCATAGCGTACTGGTTGTTCTCAATGACAAAAATGCACGGCAGCGCCCAAAGGGCGGCCATGTTAAAGGTTTCGTAAACCTGTCCCTGGTTCGCGGCACCATCCCCGAAATAGGTGAATGTCACGCGCCCGTTGTCCTTGTATTTATCGGCAAAGGCCAGACCAGCCCCCAAGGGCACCTGCGCCGCCACGATGCCGTGACCGCCGTAAAAATGCTTCTCTTTCGAGAACATGTGCATCGATCCGCCCTTACCCTTGGAGTATCCCCCCTCGCGGCCTGTCAGTTCTGCCATAACGCCGTTCGGGTCCATGCCGCAGGCCAGCATGTGGCCGTGATCGCGATAAGACGTGATGCGCTTGTCACCCTCTTCAGCGGCGGCTTCAAGCCCGACAACGACAGCTTCCTGCCCGATATAGAGATGGCAAAACCCGCCAATCAATCCCATGCCATATAACTGGCCCGCCTTTTCCTCGAACCGTCGGATCAGCAACATGTCTTTGTAATAGGCCTTGAGTTCTTCAGCCGAGACATTTGGTTTCTTGGTGGTTTTTCTTGCCGCCATGGGGCGTATCCTCCCGAAATACAGGTGCGCGCGCTAAAATAGTTTAGCGTTAAACTATATCTTATCGGATTCGCCGGCGAATGGGTAGAGGGTTTTGAAAACGATGCGGTCTGCGGCATCAATCTGACCGTTTTCGCGCCGCCTGGTTTAGCGGATCACGATCTCGTCGCTGCGCACCATTCCCAATACGCGGCGGGCCTGTTCGTCCAGCAGGTCAAGATCAAGGTAATCGTCCGACATCCGCTTGGTCAGGTTTTCCATCCGCGCCACGTCGTTTTCAACCTGTGTCAGCTTGTGGCGCAGGTCCTCGCTTTCGGCGACGATCTCCGCCCGGCGGAACAGGCCAAAGTCACCCTGCACGGCGGCAAAGGTGAAATAAAGACTAAGCGCAAAGGCGATTGCAAAGAAAAACAATGTGCCAAACGCGGGGCGGGATGTGCGGTTCATACGGGTCTGCCTTGATGCGTCTCTTGATGGACGTGTCAGAGCACTATGCCACAGGTGATTCGTTTTGTGAATCCCTATTGCACCTAAACCCCGTGTTTTCGGGGGTTTAGGCACATTTTTGCGCGATTATACGGGACGCCCTTCAAGCGCGGCAACGCCGGGCAGCGTTTTGCCCTCCATCCATTCCAGAAATGCGCCGCCCGCCGTGGAAATATAGGTGAAATCATCTGCCACACCGGCCTTGTTCAAAGCGGCAACCGTGTCACCCCCCCCCGCGACCGACACCAGCGTACCGTCCTTGGTCTGTTTGGCTGCAATCTGTGCGGCACCAACCGTGGCCGTGTCAAAGGGCGCAATTTCGAACGCCCCGAGCGGACCGTTCCAGATCAGTGTTTTCAACCCCTCGAACGCTACGCGTACAACTTCGATGCTTTTAGGGCCGGCATCCAGCACCATCTGGTCGCTGCCAAGTTTGGTGTCCGCGC is part of the Sulfitobacter geojensis genome and harbors:
- the pdhA gene encoding pyruvate dehydrogenase (acetyl-transferring) E1 component subunit alpha, whose protein sequence is MAARKTTKKPNVSAEELKAYYKDMLLIRRFEEKAGQLYGMGLIGGFCHLYIGQEAVVVGLEAAAEEGDKRITSYRDHGHMLACGMDPNGVMAELTGREGGYSKGKGGSMHMFSKEKHFYGGHGIVAAQVPLGAGLAFADKYKDNGRVTFTYFGDGAANQGQVYETFNMAALWALPCIFVIENNQYAMGTSQQRSTSSAEIWERGKAFGIPGEAVDGMDVLAVKAAGETAVAHCRSGKGPYILEIKTYRYRGHSMSDPAKYRTREEVQKMRDERDPIEAVRSLLLTGKHATEDDLKAIDKDIKKIVNESADFAKESPEPHLDELWTDIYATEVPQEAV
- a CDS encoding FtsB family cell division protein, coding for MNRTSRPAFGTLFFFAIAFALSLYFTFAAVQGDFGLFRRAEIVAESEDLRHKLTQVENDVARMENLTKRMSDDYLDLDLLDEQARRVLGMVRSDEIVIR